A genome region from Blautia coccoides includes the following:
- a CDS encoding phosphoglucomutase/phosphomannomutase family protein, giving the protein MIKFGTGGWRAIIGDGFTKENIQKLTKALAMKMKAEGVEKEDICIGYDRRFLAKEAVMWACEVLAAEGIRAWFINRSSPTPLIMYYVMAHDLPYGMMVTASHNPAIYNGIKVFTRGGRDANEVQTQEIEQYIAKVEEETAAGSPVAVIPYEQAVAEGKVVEFNPLNEYLDNIIAAVDVEAIKNKGLRVALDPMYGVSQTSLKTLLSITRCELEIIHERHDTLFGGKLPAPNAQTLRSLQNYVLDRGCDIGVATDGDADRIGVIDDTGKFLHPNDILVLLYYYLVKYKGWSGPVVRNVATTHMLDRVAESFGQKCYEVPVGFKYISSKMEETDAIIGGESSGGLTVKGHINGKDGVYAAMLLVEMIAVTGKKISQIARDIEEEYGSIYMEERDYKFTPARKEEIQRTLMVDKALPDISEPIERVSYMDGCKIYFKNGGWIIARFSGTEPLLRIFCEMPEAYQAVRMCELFEEFLELKG; this is encoded by the coding sequence ATGATCAAATTTGGAACAGGCGGTTGGAGAGCCATCATAGGTGACGGCTTCACAAAGGAGAATATCCAGAAGCTGACAAAAGCCCTTGCCATGAAAATGAAGGCAGAGGGCGTAGAGAAGGAAGATATCTGTATTGGATATGACAGGCGTTTCCTGGCAAAAGAGGCGGTTATGTGGGCATGTGAGGTGCTGGCCGCGGAGGGGATCCGTGCCTGGTTTATCAACAGGTCTTCGCCCACCCCGCTGATTATGTATTATGTGATGGCACATGATCTGCCTTACGGCATGATGGTGACGGCCAGCCATAACCCGGCTATTTACAATGGGATCAAGGTCTTCACAAGAGGCGGAAGAGATGCCAATGAGGTGCAGACACAGGAGATCGAGCAGTATATAGCCAAAGTGGAGGAGGAGACTGCAGCAGGTAGTCCTGTGGCTGTCATCCCCTATGAGCAGGCAGTTGCCGAGGGAAAGGTTGTGGAATTTAATCCTCTCAATGAATATCTGGACAATATTATCGCGGCTGTGGATGTGGAGGCTATTAAGAACAAGGGGCTTCGTGTGGCTCTTGACCCCATGTACGGCGTGAGCCAGACATCCCTGAAGACACTGCTCTCCATCACCCGCTGCGAGCTGGAGATCATACATGAGCGCCATGACACACTGTTCGGCGGCAAGCTGCCGGCACCGAATGCCCAGACGCTGCGCTCCCTGCAGAATTATGTGCTGGACAGAGGCTGTGATATCGGTGTGGCCACAGACGGGGATGCCGACCGTATTGGCGTCATTGATGACACCGGCAAATTCCTGCATCCAAATGACATTTTAGTGCTGCTGTACTACTATCTTGTAAAATATAAGGGCTGGAGCGGTCCTGTAGTCCGCAACGTGGCAACCACCCATATGCTGGACCGGGTGGCTGAGAGCTTTGGGCAGAAATGCTATGAGGTTCCTGTTGGCTTCAAATATATTTCCTCCAAGATGGAGGAGACAGACGCCATCATCGGTGGTGAGTCGTCAGGCGGCCTCACTGTAAAGGGACATATCAACGGCAAGGACGGTGTATACGCCGCCATGCTTCTGGTGGAGATGATCGCTGTGACAGGAAAGAAGATCTCACAGATCGCAAGGGATATTGAGGAAGAGTACGGAAGCATCTATATGGAGGAGAGGGACTATAAGTTCACACCTGCGAGAAAAGAGGAGATCCAGAGGACGCTTATGGTGGATAAGGCACTTCCGGATATCAGTGAGCCTATTGAGCGGGTATCTTATATGGACGGCTGTAAGATCTATTTTAAAAACGGCGGCTGGATCATTGCCAGATTCTCCGGTACAGAGCCTCTTCTGCGTATTTTCTGCGAGATGCCGGAGGCTTACCAGGCTGTCCGCATGTGCGAGCTTTTTGAAGAATTTCTGGAATTGAAGGGCTGA
- a CDS encoding sensor histidine kinase produces MKEKKKISIQWRVIAIALGCWMIPFVLMVGMMVHYILSNQLGDRVDNMTDQVNFNMQTSVERLNQAIEDSRDASYEGELRSVYEAFKNNNYKDYWLSGRVRGYLNTKYTKDPSFSSTVFWYLEEPEKLNGEVYNSSAGGSYHQIDTYWKKDHETVKKYAETLDTNIGFLECDGRVYMIRNLVNRSFEPVGVLVMRMNIAYCFEGMQHFLEDFDMSIYLNELNLEFSQGIEQEKKDGPYPDEYPQGSTWEGSYLYIRNLVKENSYRLDTLVRIPKTVVMDSMYAYLRILGVMIVLLVPLVMILIFMVRRHILQPTEQLMEGAREIQEGNLGYQITFEPGSQEFGYLTESFNQMSSRLKYQFDHIYQEEMALKDARIMALQSHINPHFMNNTLEIINWEARLSGNMKISKMIESLSVLMNAAMDRKRRHVVPLKEELQYVEAYLHIMKERLGNRLTVDLEIGEDTLNEKVPRLILQPVIENAIEHGVIRSGSGTVVLRSYKKGDYLYLETENNGIMSEQERAKVDRLLAPDYDTSKESSGNLGIANVNQRLGILYGEPCGLSIFQEKDDRICARLTIFVGLRAQ; encoded by the coding sequence ATGAAAGAAAAAAAGAAAATTTCCATCCAGTGGAGAGTGATCGCCATTGCCCTGGGCTGCTGGATGATACCATTTGTGCTCATGGTGGGAATGATGGTGCATTACATACTGTCCAACCAGTTGGGGGACCGGGTGGATAATATGACGGACCAGGTGAATTTTAATATGCAGACAAGTGTGGAGCGGCTGAACCAGGCCATAGAGGACTCCAGGGACGCGTCCTATGAGGGGGAACTGCGCTCTGTATACGAGGCGTTTAAAAATAACAATTATAAGGATTACTGGTTAAGCGGCAGGGTGCGGGGATATCTGAACACCAAATACACCAAGGACCCCAGCTTTTCCAGCACTGTTTTCTGGTATCTGGAAGAACCGGAGAAGCTAAACGGTGAGGTGTATAATTCCAGTGCGGGTGGGTCTTATCATCAGATAGATACCTATTGGAAGAAAGACCATGAGACAGTGAAAAAATATGCGGAGACCCTTGACACTAACATCGGTTTTCTGGAGTGTGACGGCCGTGTCTATATGATCAGGAATCTTGTGAACCGCTCCTTTGAACCTGTGGGCGTGCTTGTTATGCGCATGAACATCGCCTACTGCTTCGAGGGTATGCAGCATTTTCTGGAAGACTTTGATATGAGTATCTACTTAAATGAACTGAATCTGGAGTTCAGCCAGGGCATAGAACAGGAGAAAAAGGACGGGCCTTACCCGGATGAATACCCCCAGGGAAGCACATGGGAGGGCAGTTACCTGTATATCAGAAATCTCGTGAAGGAAAACAGCTACCGTCTGGACACTCTTGTGCGGATACCCAAGACTGTGGTCATGGATTCCATGTATGCATACCTGCGCATTCTGGGAGTGATGATCGTGCTTCTGGTTCCGCTGGTGATGATCCTGATCTTTATGGTGAGGCGTCATATTCTGCAGCCCACAGAGCAGCTTATGGAGGGAGCCAGAGAGATCCAGGAGGGCAATCTGGGGTATCAGATCACCTTTGAGCCGGGCAGCCAGGAATTCGGCTATCTGACAGAATCCTTTAACCAGATGTCCAGCCGTCTGAAATATCAGTTTGACCATATTTATCAGGAGGAGATGGCACTTAAGGATGCCAGGATCATGGCTCTGCAGTCCCACATTAATCCTCACTTTATGAACAATACCCTGGAGATCATCAACTGGGAGGCCCGTCTCTCAGGCAATATGAAGATTTCCAAAATGATAGAATCCCTGTCCGTGCTCATGAACGCCGCTATGGACAGAAAGCGTCGCCACGTAGTGCCGCTGAAAGAAGAACTGCAGTATGTGGAGGCTTATCTTCATATAATGAAAGAGAGACTGGGAAATAGGCTCACTGTGGATTTGGAGATAGGGGAGGACACCTTAAATGAGAAGGTCCCCAGACTGATCCTGCAGCCTGTGATCGAGAATGCCATAGAACACGGCGTCATAAGAAGCGGCAGCGGCACAGTGGTGTTAAGGAGCTATAAGAAGGGGGACTACCTCTATCTGGAGACGGAGAACAACGGCATTATGAGCGAGCAGGAGAGGGCTAAGGTAGACAGGCTGCTTGCGCCTGACTATGACACCAGCAAGGAGTCCTCAGGCAATCTGGGCATAGCAAATGTGAACCAGAGACTGGGTATTTTGTATGGAGAACCCTGCGGACTGTCCATTTTCCAGGAAAAAGATGACCGGATTTGTGCCCGCTTGACCATTTTTGTTGGTCTAAGAGCACAATAA
- a CDS encoding ABC transporter substrate-binding protein: MKKKVVSVLLVGAMAGTMLAGCGGDNKAADAGDNTKKEDTADKSDSSDSGDDSSAEGKVTLNVTTTFAGTESNVDKYQETIENWQKETGNKVNDSSASADEAMKARVITDFETGAEPDVMFYFNGNDSNPFVEADKVVPIDEIREKYPDYAANMNDDLIPGSPVDGVKYAVPFYGYWEGMYVNKKVCEDAGVEIPGPDTTWEQFMETCQKIKDAGYTPIAASLIKEPHYWFEYSIYNHDTPATHVAVPEKVDDKVGKAWEAGIADIKDVYEKGFFTENTNTCEADEAFQGFLQDKAAFYVDGSWKMGGIRDNSDNIDNFTVTFVPGQNERKTTDIISGLSSGWYISRKAWDDPEKQKAAVDLVEAFINTETVSDYAGTATTALKDGAQIDESKLNSLEKDALAMLKSVTATTGACQDLCTEDQRAPIFTNMPQIVEGQMQISDAIQQVIDAMEE, from the coding sequence ATGAAGAAGAAAGTTGTATCAGTTTTACTTGTTGGAGCAATGGCAGGAACTATGCTGGCAGGCTGCGGCGGTGACAACAAAGCAGCAGACGCCGGAGACAATACCAAGAAGGAAGATACCGCGGATAAATCCGACAGCAGTGACAGTGGCGATGACAGCAGCGCAGAGGGAAAGGTTACATTGAATGTGACCACAACATTTGCAGGAACTGAGAGTAACGTGGATAAATACCAGGAAACCATTGAGAACTGGCAGAAAGAGACAGGAAATAAGGTAAATGATTCCTCCGCATCTGCAGACGAAGCCATGAAAGCCCGTGTTATCACAGACTTTGAGACAGGTGCAGAACCGGACGTTATGTTCTACTTCAACGGCAATGACTCCAATCCGTTTGTAGAAGCGGATAAAGTGGTTCCCATTGATGAGATCCGTGAAAAATATCCGGACTATGCAGCGAACATGAATGATGACCTGATCCCCGGATCTCCGGTTGACGGTGTGAAATATGCAGTTCCCTTCTACGGATATTGGGAAGGTATGTACGTAAACAAGAAAGTCTGCGAGGATGCGGGTGTTGAGATCCCGGGACCAGACACCACATGGGAACAGTTCATGGAGACCTGCCAGAAGATCAAGGACGCAGGATATACCCCGATCGCAGCTTCTCTTATCAAAGAGCCGCACTATTGGTTTGAGTATTCTATCTACAATCATGACACACCGGCAACACACGTAGCTGTTCCGGAAAAAGTGGATGACAAAGTGGGCAAAGCCTGGGAAGCTGGTATCGCTGATATCAAGGATGTCTATGAAAAAGGTTTCTTTACAGAGAACACCAACACCTGCGAAGCTGATGAAGCATTCCAGGGATTCCTGCAGGATAAAGCTGCATTTTATGTAGACGGCTCCTGGAAAATGGGCGGTATCAGAGACAATTCTGATAATATTGATAACTTCACAGTTACTTTTGTACCTGGTCAGAACGAGAGAAAGACAACAGATATTATCAGCGGCCTGTCATCAGGATGGTACATCTCCAGAAAAGCATGGGATGATCCGGAAAAACAGAAAGCAGCTGTAGACTTAGTAGAAGCTTTTATCAACACAGAAACCGTATCTGATTACGCAGGAACAGCAACAACAGCATTAAAAGACGGCGCGCAGATCGATGAGAGCAAACTGAATTCACTGGAAAAAGACGCTCTTGCCATGCTGAAATCCGTAACCGCAACAACAGGCGCATGCCAGGATCTGTGCACAGAAGATCAGAGAGCTCCTATCTTCACCAATATGCCGCAGATCGTAGAAGGTCAGATGCAGATCAGTGATGCGATCCAGCAGGTTATCGACGCAATGGAAGAATAG
- a CDS encoding carbohydrate ABC transporter permease, producing MNNTSNIYKNKKPAIFFLLPAFLFLILYLYYPFIQNIFNSFMKIKGLATPAKGFNDPVYKNYTRLFTDPNMRIALKNTLIMIIVTIVGQVGIAIVIALLVDNIKRGAKFFRIVYFFPIVISATALGLLFNLIFLYDKGMINQLLEFLGKTNLTDWKDEAHAIMTMMIPVTWQYVGFYFIILLTGLNNISDELYESASIDGATRFQRVRFISIPLLHNVICTCCVLAVTGALKVFDLPWMMFPNGMPYGKTWLTGTYMYYYAFVASDADYSSTIAIVIVVLGIILSKVVNVIFKEKDY from the coding sequence ATGAATAACACATCAAATATTTATAAGAATAAGAAGCCGGCCATTTTTTTCCTGCTGCCTGCATTCCTGTTCCTGATTCTGTATCTGTATTACCCATTTATCCAGAACATCTTCAACAGTTTCATGAAAATCAAAGGACTGGCAACTCCGGCCAAAGGGTTTAATGACCCGGTTTACAAGAACTACACACGTCTGTTCACAGACCCGAATATGAGAATTGCTCTGAAAAACACACTGATCATGATAATCGTGACCATCGTAGGGCAGGTGGGAATCGCGATCGTCATCGCACTTTTGGTAGATAACATCAAAAGAGGGGCAAAGTTCTTCCGTATCGTTTACTTCTTCCCTATTGTTATCTCAGCAACCGCATTAGGACTTCTGTTCAACCTGATCTTCCTGTATGACAAAGGTATGATCAACCAGCTTTTGGAGTTTTTAGGTAAGACGAACCTGACAGACTGGAAGGACGAAGCACATGCCATAATGACCATGATGATACCAGTCACCTGGCAGTATGTGGGATTCTACTTCATCATACTGCTGACCGGACTTAACAATATATCGGATGAACTGTATGAATCAGCATCCATTGACGGAGCCACAAGGTTCCAGAGAGTACGTTTCATCTCCATCCCGCTTCTCCACAATGTCATCTGCACCTGCTGTGTGCTGGCTGTGACAGGAGCACTGAAGGTCTTCGACCTGCCATGGATGATGTTCCCCAACGGAATGCCCTACGGCAAGACGTGGCTCACCGGTACGTATATGTACTACTACGCATTTGTAGCAAGTGACGCGGATTACAGTTCAACCATCGCAATTGTGATCGTTGTTCTGGGTATAATCCTGTCAAAGGTTGTAAATGTCATTTTCAAAGAGAAAGATTATTAG
- a CDS encoding carbohydrate ABC transporter permease, protein MKKRKFSPGMCVVYLILIFWALTTIYPILWVILNSFKDRKKIIANSFALPIGDLFSMENYKTAFDRLNIFTAYKNSIIVSCCVAVVVILLAGMASYALVRYNLKTKKLLNTLVVAAMMFPVFATIIPVFRMEFAWGIVNTDKVSLSLLSLILPQIAGNLAFAMVVLTGYIKSLPIELEESAYLEGCNPMQIFFKIVVPLTKPSFATVGIFSFLWSYNDLFSQTFFLRFKDQWAITRLLMEISSREGTDYGLMAAVVTLIIVPLLVVYVCLQKYIIKGMTAGAVKG, encoded by the coding sequence ATGAAAAAGCGTAAATTTTCACCAGGCATGTGCGTCGTATATCTCATCCTGATATTCTGGGCACTTACAACGATTTATCCGATTTTGTGGGTTATCTTAAACTCATTTAAAGACAGAAAGAAAATAATTGCAAACTCCTTTGCACTGCCCATCGGTGACCTGTTCAGTATGGAGAACTATAAGACGGCATTTGACAGACTGAACATCTTTACCGCATATAAAAACAGTATCATTGTTTCCTGCTGCGTGGCAGTTGTGGTTATCCTCCTGGCAGGAATGGCCTCCTACGCACTGGTGCGCTATAACCTGAAAACAAAGAAACTTTTAAACACTCTGGTTGTGGCAGCCATGATGTTCCCGGTATTCGCAACCATCATCCCTGTATTCCGTATGGAATTTGCATGGGGGATCGTAAATACGGATAAAGTTTCCCTATCCCTTTTGTCACTCATACTACCGCAGATAGCCGGCAACCTGGCCTTTGCCATGGTGGTGCTCACGGGGTATATCAAGAGTCTTCCCATAGAGCTGGAAGAGTCGGCATACCTGGAAGGCTGCAATCCCATGCAGATCTTCTTTAAGATCGTAGTGCCCCTTACAAAACCATCTTTTGCAACAGTTGGTATCTTCAGTTTCCTGTGGAGCTACAATGACCTGTTCTCCCAGACCTTCTTCCTTCGTTTCAAAGACCAATGGGCGATCACACGACTGCTCATGGAGATTTCCTCCAGAGAAGGTACGGACTACGGTCTGATGGCAGCAGTGGTAACCTTGATCATCGTGCCGCTTCTGGTTGTGTATGTATGTCTGCAGAAGTACATTATCAAAGGTATGACAGCGGGAGCTGTGAAGGGATGA
- a CDS encoding response regulator transcription factor: MYKVVIVDDEPIIAEGLSKVVPWEKYGCRIAATAGNGQEGLEVIRKEQPNMVISDISMPGMDGLKMIAALRVEFPEMQISILTGYRDFDYAQQAIRLGVTRFLLKPSNMDEIEEAVQVMAENLKKSNITGQEDESENTAGSFIVKNALAYIQENYNKKISLSEVAENTFVSQWHLSKLLNKHLEKSFSEILNSIRIEKAKELLKDPSLRIGDVAEEVGFLDMAHFSRVFKKIEGISANEYRNKI, encoded by the coding sequence ATGTATAAAGTAGTGATCGTAGATGACGAACCAATTATCGCGGAGGGACTTTCCAAAGTGGTGCCGTGGGAGAAATACGGCTGCAGGATTGCGGCTACAGCGGGCAATGGGCAGGAGGGCCTGGAGGTCATAAGGAAGGAGCAGCCCAATATGGTGATATCCGATATTTCCATGCCGGGCATGGACGGCCTGAAAATGATTGCGGCTCTCAGAGTAGAATTTCCTGAGATGCAGATTTCTATTCTGACAGGGTACCGGGATTTTGACTACGCGCAGCAGGCCATCCGTCTTGGAGTGACGCGTTTCCTTTTAAAACCGTCCAATATGGACGAGATAGAGGAAGCTGTACAGGTCATGGCGGAAAACCTGAAAAAAAGCAATATCACCGGCCAGGAGGATGAGTCTGAGAATACAGCCGGAAGCTTTATTGTGAAGAATGCCCTGGCCTATATACAGGAAAACTATAATAAAAAGATTTCTTTAAGTGAAGTGGCTGAGAACACCTTTGTCAGCCAGTGGCATCTGAGCAAGCTGTTGAACAAACATCTGGAAAAGAGCTTTTCGGAAATCCTCAACTCCATTCGGATCGAGAAGGCAAAGGAGCTTTTGAAAGATCCGTCCCTGCGCATCGGAGATGTGGCAGAGGAAGTGGGATTTCTGGATATGGCGCATTTTTCCAGAGTATTTAAGAAGATAGAAGGAATTTCAGCCAACGAGTACAGAAATAAGATATAG
- a CDS encoding Ppx/GppA phosphatase family protein, which translates to MAITRFAAIDVGSYHVSMDIYEISPKAGIRQIDEVRSRLEIGRDTYGTGKIGYDSTQELCAVLRDFAGIMKEYQVDAYRACATSTLQEARNVWIVLDQVYQKTGINVEILSNSEQRFYGYKSLAAKEAAFTKIIQKGTAIIEIGGGNVQISLFDKDALVTTQNFKMGSLRIRERLIPVEKETVYYEHLVEELIHNDILSFKKLHLKERKIDNIILLGDVFMETILKKKSSMEENRTVSRDAFMQVYEGIVHKSPEQAAVELGISLEFATILVPTLIICRVFIDEMGADTLWLPGTQLNDGVSYDYAQKQKLIKSTHNFENDILVSARNIAKRYMSNKSHTQAVAQVANIIFDSMKKVHGMGSREKLLLQIAVILHDCGKYISMSNAAECSYAIIMSTEIIGLSHMEREVIASVVRFNSEPFKYYGEADSKSAIDRDTYMLIGKLTAILRVANALDRSHEQKVEEVKAAVKEKELILTIDTQEDLTLEEGLLTEKADFFEEVFSIRPRLRRKKRR; encoded by the coding sequence ATGGCAATTACAAGATTTGCGGCAATTGATGTTGGCTCTTATCATGTATCCATGGATATCTATGAGATTTCGCCGAAAGCAGGTATCCGTCAGATTGATGAGGTCAGAAGCCGTCTGGAGATCGGGCGGGACACATACGGCACCGGGAAGATCGGGTATGATTCCACTCAGGAGCTGTGTGCCGTACTCCGGGACTTCGCAGGCATCATGAAGGAATACCAGGTGGATGCTTACCGGGCCTGCGCCACCAGTACCCTGCAGGAGGCTAGGAATGTCTGGATCGTATTGGACCAGGTATACCAGAAAACAGGCATCAATGTGGAAATCCTCAGCAACTCAGAGCAGAGGTTTTACGGTTATAAATCCCTGGCGGCCAAGGAAGCGGCATTTACAAAGATCATCCAGAAGGGAACTGCTATCATTGAGATCGGCGGAGGAAATGTACAGATTTCCCTGTTTGACAAGGACGCGCTGGTGACGACCCAGAATTTCAAGATGGGAAGCCTGCGTATCCGGGAGCGCCTGATCCCTGTGGAGAAAGAGACTGTTTACTATGAACATCTGGTGGAAGAGCTGATACACAATGATATTCTGAGCTTTAAAAAACTGCATCTGAAAGAGAGGAAGATTGACAATATCATTCTTCTAGGAGATGTGTTTATGGAAACGATCCTGAAGAAAAAAAGCAGCATGGAGGAAAACAGGACTGTCAGCCGTGACGCGTTTATGCAGGTGTATGAGGGCATTGTCCATAAATCTCCGGAGCAGGCCGCTGTGGAGCTGGGGATTTCCCTGGAGTTTGCCACCATCTTAGTGCCGACTCTGATCATCTGCAGAGTATTTATTGATGAGATGGGAGCAGACACTTTATGGCTGCCGGGAACCCAGTTAAATGACGGTGTATCCTATGACTACGCCCAGAAGCAGAAGCTCATCAAAAGCACTCATAATTTTGAAAATGACATACTGGTATCCGCCAGAAATATAGCGAAGCGCTACATGAGCAACAAGAGCCATACCCAGGCGGTTGCTCAGGTGGCCAACATAATCTTTGACAGCATGAAGAAGGTGCACGGTATGGGAAGCCGGGAAAAGCTGCTCCTGCAGATCGCGGTCATCCTTCACGACTGCGGGAAATATATCAGCATGAGCAATGCGGCTGAGTGTTCCTATGCGATCATCATGTCCACAGAGATCATCGGCCTGTCCCATATGGAACGGGAAGTCATTGCAAGTGTGGTGCGCTTTAATTCCGAGCCTTTCAAATATTACGGGGAGGCGGATTCCAAGAGTGCCATTGACCGTGACACTTACATGCTGATCGGCAAGCTGACCGCTATATTAAGGGTAGCCAATGCCCTGGACCGCAGCCATGAGCAGAAAGTGGAGGAAGTTAAGGCGGCAGTTAAGGAGAAAGAATTAATATTGACCATTGATACGCAGGAGGATCTTACACTGGAGGAAGGACTTCTGACAGAAAAGGCAGATTTCTTTGAAGAAGTGTTCAGTATCCGCCCGAGACTGCGCCGGAAGAAGAGAAGATAG
- a CDS encoding RNA degradosome polyphosphate kinase: protein MDLKDYMKPEYYWNRELSWIKFNERVLSEARDKPLPLFERLKFLSITASNLDEFFMIRVASLKDMVHAKYTKPDIAGMTPKEQLKELSTVTKELVETQYNTYNRSLLPALKKVGLHVVEKHEDLTKEQQAYVDRYFEESVYPVLTPMAMDSARPFPLIRNKTLNIGALISKKDKKGKEELEFATVQVPSVLPRIVMLPEDKKGNTVVILLEQVIERNIGKLFLSNEVACTCPYRIMRNADLTIDEDEAADLLKEIQKQLKKRQWGEVIRLEVEDKMDERLLEVLTMEFEIKEEDIFQINGPLDLTFLMKMYGMAGFDEYRNKPYTPAPVPAMMTDEDIFTQIRRGDILLHHPFMTFQPVVDFVRQAAKDPDVLAIKQTLYRVSGNSPIIAALAQAAENGKQVTVLVELKARFDEENNIVWAKMLEKAGCHVIYGLLGLKTHSKITLVVRREENGIRRYVHLGTGNYNDSTAKLYTDCGILTCSARIGEDATAVFNMLSGYSEPRTWNKLVVAPIWMRDRFIHQIEMEREYALKGRKARIVAKMNSLCDRDIIAALYAASAAGVKIDLIVRGICCLKTGIPGISENITVRSIVGNFLEHSRIFYFYSDGHEEIFMGSADWMPRNLDKRVEIVFPVEDEKLKEEVKHILEMQLADNVKAHVLQPDGKYEKIDKRGKVLMSSQDYFCEEAWERAKLPESAVDNRVFIPAEAPED from the coding sequence ATGGATTTAAAAGATTACATGAAACCGGAATATTACTGGAACAGGGAATTGAGCTGGATAAAATTTAATGAGAGAGTTCTCTCTGAAGCCAGGGACAAACCCCTTCCCCTGTTTGAAAGACTGAAATTTTTAAGTATCACAGCCTCCAATCTGGATGAATTTTTCATGATCCGTGTGGCATCCTTAAAGGATATGGTACATGCAAAATACACAAAACCGGATATTGCCGGCATGACGCCAAAGGAACAGTTAAAAGAGCTGTCCACAGTAACAAAGGAGCTGGTGGAGACACAGTATAATACCTACAACCGTTCTCTTCTGCCTGCGCTGAAGAAGGTAGGTCTTCATGTGGTGGAAAAGCATGAGGATCTCACAAAGGAGCAGCAGGCGTACGTAGACCGCTATTTTGAAGAGAGCGTATATCCGGTCCTGACGCCTATGGCCATGGATTCAGCCAGGCCTTTTCCCCTTATCAGAAACAAGACACTGAATATCGGTGCCCTGATTTCAAAAAAGGACAAAAAGGGAAAGGAGGAGCTTGAGTTCGCCACAGTCCAGGTGCCCTCTGTGCTGCCCAGAATTGTTATGCTGCCTGAGGATAAAAAGGGAAATACTGTTGTGATCTTACTGGAGCAGGTGATCGAGAGGAATATCGGAAAGCTGTTCCTAAGCAATGAGGTGGCCTGCACCTGTCCGTACCGGATCATGAGAAACGCGGATCTGACCATTGATGAGGATGAAGCGGCAGATCTCCTGAAAGAAATCCAGAAACAGTTGAAAAAGCGCCAGTGGGGTGAAGTGATCCGTCTGGAAGTGGAAGACAAGATGGATGAGAGACTTTTAGAAGTCCTCACAATGGAGTTTGAAATCAAGGAGGAGGACATCTTCCAGATCAACGGACCGCTGGATCTGACCTTCCTTATGAAGATGTACGGAATGGCCGGTTTTGATGAATACAGGAACAAGCCTTATACACCGGCTCCGGTGCCGGCTATGATGACAGACGAGGATATTTTTACCCAGATCAGAAGAGGGGATATTCTGCTGCACCATCCGTTTATGACATTTCAGCCAGTTGTGGATTTTGTGCGCCAGGCTGCAAAAGACCCGGATGTGCTGGCTATCAAGCAGACTCTGTACCGGGTCAGCGGCAATTCACCGATCATTGCGGCACTGGCTCAGGCAGCGGAGAACGGCAAGCAGGTCACTGTTTTGGTGGAGCTGAAGGCCCGCTTTGACGAAGAAAATAATATTGTCTGGGCAAAAATGCTTGAGAAAGCGGGATGCCATGTTATTTACGGGCTTCTGGGATTAAAAACACACAGCAAGATCACTCTGGTGGTGCGCAGGGAGGAGAACGGTATCCGCAGATATGTACATCTGGGAACCGGCAATTATAACGATTCCACAGCCAAGCTGTATACAGACTGCGGTATTCTTACCTGTTCTGCCAGGATCGGGGAGGATGCCACAGCGGTGTTTAACATGCTCTCCGGTTACTCGGAGCCAAGAACCTGGAATAAGCTTGTCGTGGCGCCTATCTGGATGCGTGACCGTTTTATCCACCAGATCGAGATGGAGCGGGAATATGCTCTGAAAGGCCGAAAGGCAAGAATCGTGGCCAAAATGAATTCCCTCTGCGACAGGGATATTATTGCCGCCCTGTATGCGGCCAGTGCGGCAGGGGTGAAGATTGACCTGATCGTGCGCGGAATCTGCTGCCTGAAGACGGGAATCCCGGGTATCAGCGAGAATATCACTGTGCGCTCTATTGTGGGTAATTTCCTGGAGCATAGCAGGATCTTTTACTTCTACAGCGACGGACATGAGGAAATCTTCATGGGAAGTGCAGACTGGATGCCCAGAAATCTTGACAAGAGGGTGGAAATCGTATTTCCCGTGGAGGATGAGAAGCTGAAGGAGGAAGTCAAACACATTCTGGAAATGCAGCTTGCTGACAATGTAAAGGCGCATGTGCTGCAGCCTGACGGAAAGTATGAGAAGATAGACAAAAGAGGCAAGGTATTGATGAGTTCCCAGGATTATTTCTGCGAGGAGGCATGGGAGCGGGCAAAACTTCCGGAAAGTGCTGTAGACAACAGAGTGTTTATTCCTGCCGAGGCACCGGAGGATTAA